From Aedes albopictus strain Foshan chromosome 1, AalbF5, whole genome shotgun sequence, one genomic window encodes:
- the LOC109402050 gene encoding actin nucleation-promoting factor WAS codes for MCLPVRIFVLVTVLLVVADAAPCCMSCCSCCSGCGGGGGGGCDGGGSNDPFAAQATEIVRKVMAKKRPKPPKTNAAAKAPPPPPPPPADIDGEKELFANMDDPSYTDIRAAKPAKPPAAAAAAGGGGPLPGVYPTPAPSAGKKPANAHDGVGPVRYETAPGDPPPKMDPPPMAPGADKAKVVEPVYWTD; via the coding sequence ATGTGTCTACCTGTGAGAATTTTCGTACTCGTAACCGTGCTCCTGGTCGTGGCGGACGCAGCTCCTTGCTGCATGTCGTGCTGCTCCTGTTGCAGTGGTTGCGGTGGTGGAGGAGGAGGCGGATGTGATGGCGGAGGCAGCAATGATCCTTTTGCAGCGCAAGCCACCGAAATAGTGCGAAAAGTTATGGCTAAGAAAAGACCAAAGCCACCAAAGACCAATGCCGCAGCAAaggcaccaccaccaccgccgccaccaCCTGCAGACATAGACGGCGAAAAAGAACTCTTTGCAAACATGGACGATCCGTCTTACACCGATATAAGGGCAGCTAAACCTGCGAAACCTCCGGCAGCTGCTGCcgctgctggtggtggtggtcCACTTCCGGGCGTCTATCCAACTCCTGCGCCTTCTGCCGGAAAGAAGCCAGCGAATGCCCACGACGGAGTTGGTCCAGTTCGGTACGAGACGGCACCAGGGGATCCACCACCAAAAATGGATCCTCCCCCAATGGCTCCCGGAGCGGATAAAGCGAAAGTAGTCGAACCGGTCTACTGGACTGATTAG